In Synechococcus sp. KORDI-52, one genomic interval encodes:
- a CDS encoding DUF1643 domain-containing protein has protein sequence MNAAAAVSASEASFSSDGCYRWFLRRRLATDGGCLIYIGLNPSRADGQRDDPTLRRLIGFTRQWGYQELVVLNLFARMSPSPAALLRVKDPIGVLNNVILNRWLHQWSRTSGLDLWCGWGVNGARWDRDQVVLEAILRLLPERRRSVPDSPHPLMLGRTASGQPRHPLYAPRQACLHPFLWADPEPIRHPVRTLKDVLPN, from the coding sequence TTGAATGCTGCCGCCGCCGTCTCGGCGTCTGAGGCGTCGTTCAGCAGCGATGGCTGCTATCGCTGGTTTCTGCGGCGTCGCCTGGCCACTGACGGTGGCTGCCTGATCTACATCGGCCTGAACCCCTCCCGGGCGGATGGGCAGCGTGATGATCCGACCCTGCGGCGTTTGATTGGTTTCACGCGTCAGTGGGGATACCAGGAGCTGGTGGTTCTCAATCTGTTTGCTCGAATGTCGCCCTCTCCGGCTGCACTGCTGCGGGTGAAGGATCCCATCGGTGTGCTGAACAACGTCATCTTGAACCGGTGGCTGCACCAGTGGTCCCGGACGTCCGGGCTCGATCTCTGGTGCGGTTGGGGGGTGAACGGGGCGCGGTGGGACCGGGATCAGGTGGTTCTTGAAGCGATTCTGCGGTTGCTGCCTGAACGTCGAAGGTCCGTTCCCGATTCGCCCCACCCTCTGATGCTGGGACGGACGGCCTCGGGACAACCTCGCCATCCGCTTTACGCGCCGCGCCAGGCCTGTCTTCACCCTTTTCTCTGGGCAGACCCTGAACCGATCCGTCATCCTGTGAGGACCTTGAAGGATGTCCTTCCGAATTGA
- the wecB gene encoding non-hydrolyzing UDP-N-acetylglucosamine 2-epimerase gives MAEQPRVTIVLGTRPEAIKLAPVIRMFQACAALQTRVVLTGQHREMVAQVMELFHIQADQDLNLMAPRQTLTHVTCAALQGLRQDFQAYPPQLVLVQGDTTTAFAAGLAAFYEQIPVGHVEAGLRTDDLLDPFPEEAYRRLLSQIATLHFAPTAQAEVNLKASGVVGEISVTGNTVIDALLLMAESAPDIQFDGLDWTRQRVILATVHRRENWGERLNDIAAGMLKVLERFPDTALLLPMHRNPTVREPLQALLGNHPRVVLTEPLDYDRLVAAMKGCSLLLTDSGGLQEEAPALGKPVLVLRRTTERSEAVDAGTARLVGTDPGVILEETSRLLGDAKAYEEMSRAVNPFGDGHASERILECCRRRLGV, from the coding sequence ATGGCTGAACAGCCCCGAGTCACAATCGTTCTGGGAACGCGGCCGGAGGCGATCAAGCTGGCTCCGGTGATCCGGATGTTCCAGGCCTGTGCTGCGCTGCAGACCCGTGTCGTTTTGACCGGTCAGCACCGTGAAATGGTGGCTCAGGTGATGGAGCTGTTCCATATCCAGGCCGATCAGGATCTCAACCTGATGGCACCGCGCCAGACCTTGACCCATGTCACCTGTGCCGCGCTGCAGGGACTACGGCAGGATTTTCAGGCCTACCCACCGCAGCTGGTCCTGGTGCAAGGCGATACAACCACGGCCTTCGCCGCCGGGCTGGCCGCGTTCTATGAGCAGATCCCGGTGGGGCATGTGGAGGCTGGGCTGCGCACCGACGACCTTCTGGATCCCTTCCCGGAAGAAGCCTACCGTCGCCTTCTCTCCCAGATCGCGACGCTTCACTTCGCGCCGACGGCTCAGGCGGAAGTCAACCTGAAGGCATCGGGTGTGGTCGGGGAGATTTCTGTGACCGGCAACACCGTGATTGATGCGTTGTTGCTGATGGCGGAATCCGCGCCGGATATCCAGTTCGATGGTCTTGACTGGACCCGTCAGAGGGTGATCCTGGCAACCGTGCATCGGCGCGAGAACTGGGGCGAGCGTCTGAACGACATCGCTGCGGGCATGCTGAAGGTGCTTGAGCGCTTCCCGGATACAGCCCTCCTGCTCCCGATGCATCGCAACCCAACGGTGCGTGAACCGCTGCAGGCTCTTCTTGGAAACCACCCCCGTGTAGTTCTGACCGAACCGCTGGATTACGACCGGCTTGTCGCAGCGATGAAAGGTTGCAGTCTGCTGCTTACCGATTCCGGCGGACTCCAAGAAGAGGCCCCCGCGCTCGGTAAACCTGTGCTGGTTCTGCGGCGCACCACGGAGCGATCAGAGGCCGTGGATGCGGGAACGGCTCGGCTGGTGGGCACGGATCCCGGTGTGATTCTGGAAGAGACCTCTCGGCTGTTAGGGGATGCCAAGGCCTATGAAGAGATGTCCCGCGCCGTCAACCCCTTCGGCGATGGTCACGCCAGCGAACGCATCCTTGAATGCTGCCGCCGCCGTCTCGGCGTCTGA
- a CDS encoding type IV pilus twitching motility protein PilT, with product MAQPVFPPSFPPRPSSLQTPATSIREAERSEENHNRRTTANAATDGSPSLEDIVRIAHEAGHSDVHLGVGEVPRYRACGDMQVTEWPETRADVFQGWLQEILTPQQIDAFVRDKEFDGSHAFPFVRVRINLMDSLRGPAMVLRLIPQTILTMEQLDLPSVLQTLAARPKGLILVTGPTGSGKSTTLAAMIDWINRNEARHILTIEDPVEFVHESRKSLIRHREVGFHTLKFHNALRASLREDPDVILVGEIRDQETLSTALEAAQTGHLVFGTLHTNSAVKTVERVLGMYAPEEQNSVRRSLSESLLGVIAQGLVKTTDGKRAAYHDILINTDACKDYIQRGELDEVEEIMERSGFDGMVTTNQSLLALVEADRIEGEQAVAVSLKPNEMAQALRGRS from the coding sequence GTGGCTCAGCCGGTGTTCCCCCCCAGCTTCCCGCCTCGCCCGTCGTCATTGCAGACACCTGCGACATCGATCCGTGAGGCTGAACGGTCGGAGGAGAACCACAACAGGCGCACCACGGCGAATGCAGCCACCGATGGTTCTCCCAGCCTTGAGGACATCGTACGAATCGCCCATGAGGCCGGCCATTCCGATGTCCATCTAGGGGTTGGAGAAGTCCCCCGATACCGAGCCTGTGGTGACATGCAGGTCACGGAATGGCCCGAGACCCGGGCCGATGTCTTTCAGGGATGGCTCCAGGAAATCCTCACACCTCAGCAGATTGATGCCTTCGTACGCGACAAGGAATTCGACGGATCCCATGCTTTCCCCTTTGTACGGGTGCGCATCAACTTGATGGATTCCCTTCGCGGGCCCGCGATGGTGCTGCGCTTGATCCCGCAGACGATCCTCACCATGGAGCAGCTGGATCTCCCCAGCGTGCTGCAGACCCTCGCGGCGCGTCCGAAGGGGCTGATCCTGGTGACCGGACCGACAGGATCTGGCAAAAGCACAACCCTGGCGGCGATGATCGACTGGATCAACCGCAACGAAGCACGTCACATCCTCACGATTGAGGATCCGGTGGAATTCGTTCACGAAAGTCGAAAGTCCCTGATTCGTCATCGCGAAGTGGGGTTTCACACCTTGAAATTCCACAACGCCCTGAGGGCCTCACTGCGGGAAGACCCGGATGTGATTCTCGTTGGCGAGATCCGCGATCAGGAAACGCTCTCAACCGCACTCGAAGCCGCCCAGACCGGCCACCTGGTGTTCGGAACCCTTCACACCAATTCAGCGGTGAAAACCGTTGAACGGGTGCTCGGCATGTATGCACCTGAAGAGCAAAACAGCGTGCGCCGGTCATTGTCTGAATCCTTGCTGGGAGTGATCGCCCAGGGATTGGTTAAAACAACGGACGGAAAACGAGCGGCTTATCACGACATTCTGATCAATACCGATGCCTGCAAGGATTACATCCAACGGGGAGAACTGGATGAGGTGGAGGAAATCATGGAGCGCAGCGGATTCGATGGGATGGTCACCACCAATCAATCCCTTCTGGCCTTGGTGGAGGCGGATCGCATTGAAGGCGAACAGGCGGTGGCCGTCAGCCTCAAACCGAATGAAATGGCTCAGGCCCTGCGGGGCCGAAGCTGA
- a CDS encoding chlorophyll a/b-binding protein — protein MDQPETRSVAPEPVEAEELNSWKRGFTPQAEIWNGRLAMIGLSAGIAVVLLVRVFSRG, from the coding sequence GTGGACCAACCGGAAACCAGATCAGTTGCTCCGGAGCCCGTCGAAGCTGAGGAGCTGAATTCCTGGAAGCGCGGCTTTACCCCTCAGGCAGAGATTTGGAATGGCCGTCTGGCCATGATCGGCCTCTCAGCAGGGATAGCTGTCGTTCTCCTGGTGCGTGTGTTCAGCCGAGGTTAA
- the tsaD gene encoding tRNA (adenosine(37)-N6)-threonylcarbamoyltransferase complex transferase subunit TsaD codes for MHAVLALETSCDESAAAVLRRHPDGRIDVLASRIASQVEEHARWGGVVPEIASRRHVEALPGLVEAVADEAGLALDQLDAIAATIAPGLAGALMVASVTGRTLAALHQRPFLGIHHLEGHLASVMLGDAPPHPPYLVLLVSGGHTELILVADDGGMKRLGRSHDDAAGEAFDKVARLLGLGYPGGPAIQAVAETGDATRFRLPKGRISLPGGGFHPYDFSFSGLKTAMLRTVETLGEAKDQLPLADLAASFEQVVADVLVQRSLRCAEDHGVHQLVMVGGVAANRRLRRCMVERAQERDIAVSIAPMAFCTDNAAMIGAAALLRLGQNTASTSLETGVAARWPLDQADALYTTNAPF; via the coding sequence ATGCATGCAGTGCTTGCCCTCGAAACAAGTTGTGACGAGTCCGCGGCTGCTGTCCTGCGCCGTCACCCTGATGGGCGGATCGACGTTTTGGCGTCGCGGATTGCATCCCAGGTTGAGGAGCACGCCCGCTGGGGCGGTGTGGTGCCTGAAATCGCCTCGCGTCGCCATGTGGAGGCCCTGCCTGGGCTGGTGGAAGCCGTTGCAGATGAGGCGGGTCTGGCCTTGGACCAGCTCGATGCCATTGCGGCCACGATCGCCCCAGGGTTGGCCGGGGCTTTGATGGTGGCCTCGGTGACCGGCCGCACCCTTGCCGCGTTGCATCAGCGCCCCTTCCTCGGCATCCATCATCTGGAAGGCCATCTGGCCTCGGTGATGCTTGGGGATGCTCCCCCCCATCCCCCGTATCTGGTGTTACTGGTGAGTGGGGGGCATACGGAGCTGATCCTGGTCGCTGACGACGGCGGGATGAAGCGTCTTGGCCGAAGCCATGACGATGCCGCTGGCGAAGCCTTCGACAAGGTGGCGCGCCTGCTCGGTCTGGGATATCCCGGAGGTCCTGCCATTCAGGCTGTCGCCGAAACGGGTGATGCAACGCGCTTTCGCTTGCCCAAGGGTCGGATTTCATTGCCGGGCGGTGGGTTTCACCCCTATGACTTTTCGTTCAGTGGGTTGAAGACGGCCATGCTCCGGACCGTCGAAACACTGGGGGAGGCCAAGGATCAGCTGCCTCTGGCCGATTTGGCCGCCAGTTTTGAACAGGTGGTGGCTGATGTTCTGGTGCAGCGAAGCCTCCGCTGTGCTGAAGACCATGGGGTTCATCAGTTGGTGATGGTGGGTGGTGTCGCTGCGAACCGGCGTCTTCGCCGATGCATGGTCGAACGGGCGCAGGAGCGGGACATTGCGGTGTCCATTGCTCCCATGGCCTTCTGTACCGACAACGCTGCGATGATCGGTGCAGCGGCCTTGTTGCGTCTGGGCCAGAACACGGCTTCGACTTCTCTTGAAACCGGCGTCGCAGCCCGCTGGCCCTTGGACCAGGCCGATGCTCTTTACACAACGAACGCACCGTTTTGA
- a CDS encoding photosystem I reaction center subunit III, with translation MRRLFAVVLSALLVFGFAPVAKADVAGLTPCSESARFQQRAAAATTPQAKARFEMYSQASCGEDGLPHLIVDGRWSHAGDFVYPGIMFLYITGCIGWAGREYLKATRGKNAAQYEIFIDRSIAIKSLLAAATWPLAAFGEFTSGKLLEDDSKVTVSPR, from the coding sequence ATGCGTCGTCTCTTCGCCGTCGTGCTCTCAGCACTCCTGGTGTTCGGCTTCGCCCCCGTCGCCAAGGCGGATGTGGCTGGCCTCACACCCTGTTCAGAAAGTGCTCGCTTCCAGCAGCGTGCCGCCGCTGCCACAACGCCTCAGGCCAAAGCCCGCTTCGAGATGTACAGCCAGGCTTCCTGTGGTGAGGATGGCCTTCCCCACCTGATCGTCGATGGCCGCTGGAGCCATGCCGGTGATTTTGTGTATCCCGGGATCATGTTCCTGTACATCACCGGCTGCATCGGCTGGGCCGGTCGTGAGTACTTAAAAGCAACTCGCGGCAAGAATGCTGCCCAATACGAAATCTTCATCGATCGCAGCATCGCCATCAAGAGCCTTCTGGCTGCTGCCACCTGGCCTCTGGCTGCTTTCGGTGAATTCACAAGTGGCAAGCTTCTCGAAGACGACAGCAAGGTGACCGTTTCACCTCGCTGA
- the psaJ gene encoding photosystem I reaction center subunit IX: protein MNKFLTAAPVVAAIWFTATAGILIEWNRFFPDLLFHPM from the coding sequence ATGAACAAGTTTCTGACCGCAGCTCCAGTGGTTGCAGCCATCTGGTTCACCGCCACCGCAGGAATCCTGATCGAGTGGAACCGCTTCTTCCCCGATCTCCTCTTCCACCCGATGTGA
- the gmk gene encoding guanylate kinase — protein MSTSGKLTLITGPSGVGKGTLVTQLLERHPQIWLSVSATTRSPRQGEQDGINYFFHSRAGFEALVEQGGFLEWAEFAGNCYGTPRGPVEEQMAAGRPVLLEIELEGARQVRRSFSDGFHIFLAPPSFEELERRIRGRGTDSEDAIQRRLTRAREELEAQQEFDAVVINDDLESALNQVETLMGLG, from the coding sequence ATGTCCACCAGTGGAAAGCTGACCTTGATCACCGGCCCCAGTGGAGTCGGCAAGGGAACGCTGGTGACCCAGCTGCTGGAACGGCATCCCCAGATCTGGCTGTCCGTTTCGGCCACCACCCGTTCGCCGCGCCAGGGGGAGCAGGACGGCATCAACTACTTCTTCCATAGCCGTGCAGGGTTTGAGGCCTTGGTGGAGCAGGGAGGATTTCTGGAGTGGGCGGAATTCGCGGGGAATTGCTACGGCACCCCCCGAGGTCCTGTTGAAGAACAGATGGCGGCAGGGCGCCCCGTGCTGCTGGAGATTGAGTTGGAAGGGGCCCGTCAGGTACGTCGCAGTTTTTCAGACGGTTTTCACATTTTTCTGGCGCCACCCAGCTTTGAAGAATTGGAGCGCAGGATCCGGGGGCGCGGAACCGATTCGGAGGACGCCATTCAGCGCCGTTTGACTCGCGCTCGCGAGGAACTCGAGGCCCAACAGGAGTTCGACGCTGTCGTGATCAATGACGATCTCGAATCAGCGTTGAACCAGGTGGAGACGCTGATGGGGCTGGGATGA
- a CDS encoding NFACT family protein, which yields MPCPVLQVIASTSLQPMDLTTLRAVLWDLRPKLLPSRFEKAQQPDPATIQLGCRSLKGMVWLELSWQAEAPRLVEVHPPPRSGSGSTFAQQLQHSLRQLALVELHQSGFERVVEFRFAQRPGEPIQRVLVLELMGRHSNLLLLDEQRRIIALGRQVRDHQSRVRPLSTGDSYSQPPMLQGLAPDRTESFERWKERLSLVPVPLRKALQQTYQGISPALALQLAGDHMNTPVNSLDDSHWSHLFERWFLWLDQLEREQFALVVENDGRYRVWGSPRGEVQPHPALALTLGSLHQQCQEQRALARASHELRQRLERWRSKEQAAKEDQHQRLSATDGHGALQRQADALLCLSNPSRDQVDEAQSLYRRAKKLRRSRPILEQRLKHHQRRLELISESETFIEDQLSATWQDGPARLSALNDLREELDELLQPKERRRSTRQQRQRDQPNPLELNTPGGLKVQVGRNHRQNDWISLRQARSGDLWFHAQECPGSHVVLKSSNGLAQESDLAMATDLAAYFSRARGNARVAVVMVPTDQLQRIPGAGPGTVRHGQAEIRWGDPQGAEERLLTPSLSPHSG from the coding sequence ATGCCATGCCCGGTGCTCCAGGTGATCGCCTCCACCAGCCTGCAGCCAATGGATCTCACCACGCTTCGCGCGGTGCTCTGGGATCTGCGCCCAAAGCTGTTGCCCAGCCGCTTCGAGAAGGCCCAACAACCGGACCCGGCAACGATTCAACTGGGATGCCGCAGCCTCAAGGGGATGGTGTGGCTGGAACTGAGCTGGCAAGCAGAAGCACCTCGGCTGGTGGAGGTTCACCCTCCCCCACGCAGCGGCAGCGGCAGCACCTTCGCCCAACAGTTGCAACACAGCCTCCGGCAGCTGGCTCTTGTGGAGCTCCACCAGAGCGGCTTTGAACGGGTGGTGGAATTCCGGTTTGCCCAACGCCCTGGGGAACCGATCCAGCGGGTACTCGTCCTGGAACTGATGGGACGGCACAGCAACCTGCTGCTGCTCGATGAGCAGCGCCGCATCATTGCCCTGGGGCGACAGGTCCGGGACCATCAGTCCCGCGTGCGCCCTCTCTCCACCGGTGATTCCTACAGCCAGCCCCCGATGTTGCAGGGGTTGGCACCGGATCGAACGGAAAGCTTTGAACGCTGGAAGGAGCGGCTCTCTCTCGTCCCGGTCCCCCTGCGCAAGGCCTTGCAACAGACCTATCAGGGAATCAGCCCAGCCCTGGCTCTGCAACTCGCCGGTGACCACATGAACACCCCGGTTAACAGCCTGGATGACAGCCACTGGAGCCACCTCTTTGAACGCTGGTTTCTCTGGTTGGACCAGCTCGAGCGTGAGCAGTTCGCCCTCGTGGTGGAGAACGACGGTCGTTACAGGGTCTGGGGATCTCCCCGTGGTGAAGTGCAGCCCCACCCCGCTCTGGCGCTCACGCTGGGATCCCTGCACCAGCAATGCCAAGAGCAAAGGGCCCTGGCACGGGCCAGCCATGAGCTGCGTCAACGCCTGGAGCGTTGGCGCAGCAAAGAACAGGCCGCCAAGGAGGACCAACACCAGCGCCTGAGCGCCACCGACGGGCACGGGGCCCTTCAACGCCAGGCGGACGCTCTCCTCTGCCTTAGCAACCCAAGCCGCGACCAGGTCGATGAAGCCCAATCGCTCTATCGCCGGGCCAAAAAACTGCGGAGATCGCGCCCGATCCTCGAGCAGCGGCTGAAGCACCATCAGCGACGTCTTGAGCTGATCAGCGAGAGCGAAACCTTCATCGAGGATCAACTGAGTGCAACCTGGCAGGACGGACCGGCACGCCTCTCCGCCCTGAATGATCTGCGGGAGGAACTCGATGAGCTGTTGCAGCCGAAGGAACGCCGTCGCTCCACGCGACAGCAGCGTCAGCGGGACCAGCCCAATCCGCTGGAACTGAACACTCCAGGAGGACTCAAGGTGCAAGTGGGGCGCAACCACCGCCAAAACGACTGGATCTCGCTGCGCCAGGCCCGCAGTGGTGACCTCTGGTTTCACGCCCAGGAATGCCCAGGCAGTCATGTGGTGCTGAAGAGTTCCAACGGGCTGGCCCAGGAATCCGACCTGGCGATGGCAACGGATCTGGCGGCCTATTTCAGCCGCGCCCGGGGCAACGCGCGGGTGGCGGTGGTGATGGTGCCCACCGATCAGCTGCAGCGCATTCCCGGTGCGGGCCCGGGCACCGTGCGCCATGGCCAAGCGGAAATCCGCTGGGGGGATCCCCAGGGCGCGGAAGAGCGGCTGCTTACCCCTAGCCTGAGCCCACATTCGGGCTGA
- the tatC gene encoding twin-arginine translocase subunit TatC, with product MPLVDHLEELRQRVLLSLLAVVVAALACLLGVKPLVRLLEAPASGIHFLQLAPGEFLFVSLKVAGYAGLTLALPYVLFQILAFVLPGLTIRERRLIAPAVAGSAVLFMAGLAFAWWALVPAALRFLVSYGADVVEPLWSIERYLDFVLLLMLATGLAFQLPVLQLLLGALGLVRWRPMLGAWRWVVLGSALAGAVLTPSTDPITMLLLAGAITALFLIGVGLVALTESLRPETP from the coding sequence ATGCCTCTGGTGGATCACCTCGAGGAACTCCGTCAACGGGTTCTGCTCAGCTTGCTGGCCGTCGTCGTTGCAGCGCTGGCCTGCCTGCTAGGGGTCAAACCGCTGGTGCGCCTGCTGGAAGCGCCAGCCAGCGGCATTCATTTTCTTCAACTTGCACCGGGCGAGTTTTTATTCGTCTCGCTGAAGGTGGCCGGCTACGCCGGCCTCACCCTGGCCCTGCCCTATGTGCTCTTTCAGATCCTGGCCTTCGTTCTGCCGGGCCTGACGATCCGCGAACGACGCCTGATTGCCCCTGCCGTCGCCGGCTCGGCCGTGTTGTTCATGGCGGGCCTGGCCTTTGCCTGGTGGGCCCTGGTACCGGCTGCCCTGCGTTTTCTGGTGAGCTACGGCGCCGATGTAGTTGAACCGCTGTGGTCGATCGAGCGCTATCTGGATTTTGTTCTGCTACTGATGCTGGCCACCGGGCTGGCCTTTCAGCTCCCTGTGCTGCAGCTGCTCCTCGGTGCTTTGGGACTGGTGCGCTGGAGGCCGATGCTTGGAGCCTGGCGCTGGGTTGTGCTGGGTTCAGCCCTGGCTGGAGCCGTGCTGACGCCGTCCACCGATCCGATCACGATGCTGCTGCTGGCTGGAGCCATCACGGCACTGTTTTTGATTGGCGTCGGCCTGGTGGCTCTGACCGAATCCCTCAGACCAGAAACTCCTTGA
- a CDS encoding DUF3067 family protein — MPVNLCNDWCLPVPAASASVLDIASAPPDPPLSVDEVMACLRQRWRATYDLQLVVRRRRLYLQVMWAYLEQQSFPMDLETYRQHLGEVLDVVNRLGLAGDVRQWLCSTRDKPRLGKALSLPLEATGPEAETLIKEFLV, encoded by the coding sequence GTGCCTGTCAATCTTTGCAACGACTGGTGTCTTCCTGTCCCTGCCGCTTCTGCTTCTGTGCTTGATATCGCCAGCGCCCCACCCGATCCGCCGCTCAGCGTCGACGAGGTGATGGCCTGTCTACGCCAGCGCTGGCGGGCGACTTACGACCTTCAGCTGGTGGTTCGACGCCGGCGTTTGTACCTCCAGGTGATGTGGGCCTATCTCGAGCAACAGTCGTTCCCGATGGACCTTGAGACCTATCGGCAGCATCTTGGTGAAGTGCTGGATGTTGTGAATCGTCTTGGTTTGGCGGGTGATGTCCGCCAATGGCTCTGTTCCACCCGTGACAAACCGCGTCTGGGCAAGGCGTTGAGTCTTCCGCTGGAGGCGACGGGGCCGGAGGCGGAAACGTTGATCAAGGAGTTTCTGGTCTGA
- the petC gene encoding cytochrome b6-f complex iron-sulfur subunit, giving the protein MTQLSSSDVPGMGRRQFMNLLTFGSVTGVALGALYPVANYFIPPKAAGSGGGTSAKDELGNPITASGWLSSHPEGDRSLVQGLKGDPTYLIVEGEDAIGSYGINAICTHLGCVVPWNSGANKFMCPCHGSQYDATGKVVRGPAPLSLALANVSVENDNVFVSQWTETDFRTGDKPWWA; this is encoded by the coding sequence ATGACCCAACTCTCCTCGAGCGATGTGCCCGGAATGGGTCGTCGGCAGTTCATGAACCTGCTGACCTTCGGCTCCGTGACAGGGGTTGCCCTGGGAGCCCTCTACCCGGTTGCGAACTACTTCATCCCCCCCAAGGCCGCCGGCAGCGGTGGTGGCACTAGTGCCAAGGATGAGCTGGGCAACCCGATCACGGCCAGTGGCTGGCTCTCCAGCCACCCCGAGGGCGATCGCAGCCTGGTGCAGGGCCTCAAGGGTGATCCCACCTATCTGATCGTTGAAGGCGAGGACGCCATCGGCAGCTACGGCATCAACGCCATTTGCACTCACCTCGGTTGCGTCGTTCCCTGGAACAGCGGTGCCAACAAGTTCATGTGCCCTTGCCATGGCAGTCAGTACGACGCCACCGGCAAGGTGGTTCGTGGCCCTGCCCCTCTCTCCCTGGCCCTGGCCAACGTCAGCGTGGAGAACGACAACGTGTTCGTGAGCCAGTGGACCGAGACCGACTTCCGAACTGGTGATAAGCCCTGGTGGGCCTGA
- the petA gene encoding cytochrome f, with translation MRRHLSLFLGSLVIGLALLIAPAASWAYPFWAQQNYDSPREATGKIVCANCHLAKKLTQAEVPQSVLPDSVFTASVKVPYENGLQEIGADGSDVGLQVGAVVMLPDGFTLAPQDRWTDEIKEETEGVYFTQYSDDQPNILLVGPIPGDEHQEIVFPVLSPDPATDSNIHFGKYQIHVGGNRGRGQVYPTGEKSNNTVYTAPASGTIASIEPSDNGASVVSIEAADGSNVSETIPVGPEVLVSVGDSIEAGAALTNDPNVGGFGQVDAEIVLQNPVRIYGLLAFFAAVALAQIMLVLKKKQIEKVQAAEGNF, from the coding sequence ATGCGTCGTCACCTCTCGCTTTTCCTTGGATCGCTGGTCATCGGACTGGCTCTGCTGATTGCCCCGGCCGCCAGCTGGGCCTACCCCTTCTGGGCTCAACAGAACTACGACAGCCCCCGGGAAGCCACCGGCAAGATTGTTTGTGCCAACTGCCACCTGGCCAAAAAGCTGACCCAGGCTGAAGTTCCCCAATCGGTCCTTCCTGACAGCGTCTTCACCGCCAGCGTCAAGGTTCCCTATGAGAACGGTCTCCAAGAGATCGGTGCCGACGGCAGCGACGTGGGCCTGCAAGTGGGCGCTGTTGTGATGCTTCCCGATGGCTTCACCCTTGCTCCTCAGGACCGCTGGACCGATGAGATCAAGGAGGAGACGGAAGGCGTCTACTTCACCCAGTACAGCGACGACCAGCCGAACATCCTTCTGGTAGGACCGATTCCTGGTGATGAGCACCAAGAGATTGTCTTCCCTGTTCTGTCACCAGATCCCGCCACCGACAGCAACATCCACTTCGGCAAATACCAGATCCACGTGGGTGGCAACCGCGGCCGTGGCCAGGTGTATCCCACCGGTGAGAAGAGCAACAACACCGTCTACACAGCTCCGGCCAGCGGCACCATTGCCTCCATCGAGCCCAGTGACAACGGGGCCAGCGTGGTCAGTATCGAGGCTGCTGACGGCAGTAACGTGAGCGAGACCATTCCGGTTGGTCCTGAAGTTCTGGTCAGCGTCGGCGACAGCATCGAAGCCGGTGCTGCCCTAACCAACGACCCCAACGTGGGCGGCTTCGGGCAGGTCGATGCGGAAATCGTTCTGCAGAACCCCGTTCGGATCTATGGCTTGCTCGCCTTCTTCGCGGCTGTGGCTCTGGCACAGATCATGTTGGTGCTGAAGAAGAAGCAGATTGAGAAAGTTCAGGCTGCTGAAGGCAACTTCTGA